One genomic region from Luteibacter yeojuensis encodes:
- a CDS encoding NRDE family protein produces the protein MCLIAFAWQAHPRWRLVLLGNRDEFHARPTAPLAPWDEAPQIVAGRDLEAGGTWAGVGTQGRASVITNVRDLTADHSGLSRGLLVADYLSSTVPARTHAIELMASAGQYRPFNLLTFDREDAYYLGNHPHARAQPVEPGVHGLSNADFNAPWPKTRTLVHRLQEWIAAGGDEDTDALFAMLSDQGRWPDDVLPDTGIGIERERFLSSAFIVGDRYGTRASTIVLIDREDRATIVERRFGPNGVPEGQTRQDL, from the coding sequence ATGTGCCTGATCGCTTTCGCCTGGCAAGCGCATCCGCGCTGGCGCCTCGTCCTCCTGGGTAATCGCGACGAATTCCACGCCCGCCCGACCGCTCCGCTGGCACCCTGGGACGAAGCCCCGCAGATCGTCGCAGGCCGCGATCTCGAAGCCGGCGGCACATGGGCCGGCGTCGGTACGCAGGGGCGCGCCAGTGTCATCACCAATGTGCGCGATCTCACGGCGGACCATAGCGGCCTTTCGCGGGGGCTGCTGGTGGCCGATTACCTCAGTTCCACGGTCCCGGCGCGCACGCATGCCATCGAACTGATGGCGAGTGCCGGGCAGTACCGCCCCTTCAACCTGCTCACCTTCGACCGCGAAGACGCCTATTACCTGGGCAACCATCCGCATGCGCGGGCGCAACCGGTCGAACCCGGTGTCCATGGGCTGAGCAATGCGGACTTCAATGCGCCCTGGCCCAAGACGCGCACCCTGGTCCACCGGCTGCAGGAGTGGATCGCGGCGGGAGGGGACGAGGATACGGATGCGCTTTTCGCCATGCTCTCCGACCAGGGGCGTTGGCCGGACGACGTGCTGCCGGACACCGGCATCGGCATCGAGCGCGAGCGTTTCCTTTCGAGCGCGTTCATCGTCGGGGACCGCTACGGCACCCGGGCCAGCACGATCGTCCTGATCGACCGCGAAGACCGCGCCACCATCGTGGAACGTCGCTTCGGCCCCAATGGCGTCCCCGAAGGCCAGACCCGCCAAGACCTGTGA
- a CDS encoding SDR family NAD(P)-dependent oxidoreductase translates to MQIDLSNRSAIVTGSTAGIGLAIATGLAKAGASVVITGRTQARVDEAIAAVRKVASDAKISGVAADLGTAEGGAALIAAVPQTDILVNNLGIFEPRDFFEIDDAEWSRFFDVNVISGVRLSRHYAKGMAERGWGRVQFISSESSIQTPPEMVHYGVTKTAQLAVSRGLAEVLAGTGVTVNAVLPGPTLSEGVSEFFGKIAKNEGKTQEQVEREFIQTHRPTSLIKRLLSVDEVANVSVFLASEEASGTTGASFRVDGGVARLIL, encoded by the coding sequence ATGCAAATCGACCTCAGCAACCGCAGCGCCATCGTCACCGGTTCCACCGCCGGTATCGGCCTGGCCATCGCCACGGGTCTCGCGAAGGCAGGTGCCTCGGTGGTGATTACCGGCCGGACCCAGGCGCGCGTCGACGAGGCCATCGCCGCCGTCAGGAAAGTCGCCTCGGACGCGAAGATCTCGGGCGTCGCGGCCGACCTCGGTACCGCCGAAGGCGGCGCGGCGCTGATCGCGGCCGTGCCCCAGACCGATATCCTCGTGAACAACCTCGGCATCTTCGAGCCGCGCGATTTCTTCGAGATCGACGACGCCGAATGGAGCCGCTTCTTCGACGTGAACGTGATCTCCGGCGTGCGCCTGTCGCGTCACTACGCCAAGGGCATGGCCGAGCGCGGCTGGGGCCGCGTGCAGTTCATCTCCAGCGAATCGAGCATCCAGACGCCGCCGGAGATGGTGCACTACGGCGTGACCAAGACCGCCCAGCTCGCGGTATCGCGAGGTCTGGCCGAAGTGCTCGCGGGTACCGGCGTCACCGTGAACGCGGTGCTTCCCGGCCCGACCCTGTCCGAAGGCGTCAGCGAATTCTTCGGCAAGATCGCGAAGAACGAAGGCAAGACACAGGAGCAGGTGGAGCGCGAATTCATCCAGACGCATCGTCCCACGTCGCTCATCAAGCGTCTGCTCAGCGTGGACGAAGTGGCCAACGTCTCGGTGTTCCTCGCTTCGGAAGAAGCATCCGGCACCACCGGGGCGTCGTTCCGCGTAGACGGCGGCGTAGCCCGCCTAATTCTCTGA